Proteins encoded together in one Colius striatus isolate bColStr4 chromosome 3, bColStr4.1.hap1, whole genome shotgun sequence window:
- the FGA gene encoding fibrinogen alpha chain codes for MIPMKILCALLCLSLAWAQDGESTFEKEGAGVRGPRIVEHMAQTTCKYEKNWPICADDDWGTKCPSGCRMQGLIDETDQDYSHRIDKIKKLLAENQNNYKNSNRIVVETINLIKPNLDSAQQIDENYGHVSGELRRRIVALKQRVVTQVNRIKALQSSIQEQVLEMKRLEVDIDIKIRACKGTCARSFDYQVDKEGYDNIQKQLTQANSINLHPELQTTTLSTLKMRPLKDSNVPDHFKHKPLPEMQALNIINNIRQMQAVLERPETDTKPSRGDSLYHLAESRGDGHSYSSKLVTPTHGRETHNLGDKTFSSVRRCTKTTTKKIVTGPDGPREEVVEKMVSSDGSDCSYLQGAGNAGAEGSMYHIGGTDSFHKLESLFPELDSFFTPDSPSTANKHFGASSSVSSSGSATGTGGSHLGTAASSHSGAYGGKGKFTDLGEEEEDDFAGLHLQPSGFPSGSASHSKTVVTSASSSFNKGGSTFETKSLKTREITEQLGGVQHDESAEDTPDFQARSFRRTVKRRTDNTGKDCDDIRQKHTFGAKSGIFKIKPAGSNKVLSVYCDQETTLGGWLLIQQRMDGSVNFNRTWQDYKSGFGSVDRRGQGELWLGNENIHLLTQNDTLLRVELEDWDGNAVYAEYIMQVGSEAEGYALAVSSYEGTAGDALVAGWLEEGTEYTSHAQMRFSTFDRDQDRWEESCAEMYGGGWWYNSCQAANLNGIYYLGGHYDPRYNTPYEIENGVVWLPFKASDYSLKIVRMKIRPIETL; via the exons GCACAAGATGGAGAGAGTACTTTTGAAAAGGAGGGTGCAGGAGTGCGTGGTCCCAGGATTGTGGAGCACATGGCACAAACCACGTGCAAATATGAGAAGAACTGGCCCATCTGTGCAGACGATGACTGG GGTACCAAATGTCCATCAGGCTGCAGAATGCAAGGACTGATTGATGAAACGGACCAGGATTACAGTCACAGAATAGACAAAATCAAGAAGCTGCTTgcagaaaatcaaaacaactaTAAGAATTCCAATCGGATAGTTGTGGAAACCATAAAtttaataaaaccaaacctGGACAGTGCTCAGC agatTGATGAGAATTACGGTCATGTGTCAGGAGAACTGAGGCGGAGAATTGTGGCATTAAAGCAAAGAGTTGTCACTCAAGTAAACAGAATtaaagctctgcagagcagcattcAGGAGCAGGTGTTGGAGATGAAGCGCTTGGAG GTGGACATTGATATTAAGATACGAGCTTGCAAAGGAACCTGTGCTAGAAGTTTTGATTACCAAGTGGACAAAGAAGGCTATGACAACATCCAGAAGCAGCTGACCCAAGCCAACTCCATCAACTTGCACCCAGAACTTCAAACAACCACCTTGAGCACACTGAAAATGAGGCCACTTAAGGACTCTAATGTGCCTGATCATTTTAAGCATAAGCCCCTCCCAGAAATGCAAGCTCTGAACATAATTAATAACATCAGACAGATGCAAGCGGTTTTAGAAAGACCAGAAACAGACACAAAACCCTCTCGAGGCGACAGCTTGTACCACTTGGCAGAATCAAGGGGGGATGGACATTCATACAGCAGCAAACTAGTTACTCCCACTCATGGGAGAGAGACCCATAATCTGGGCGACAAAACCTTCTCCAGTGTTCGTAGGTGCACCAAAACTACCACCAAAAAGATTGTCACTGGTCCTGATGGCCCTAGAGAAGAAGTAGTTGAAAAAATGGTTTCCTCTGATGGCTCAGACTGCTCCTATTTAcaaggagcaggaaatgctggAGCAGAAGGGAGCATGTACCATATTGGTGGGACAGATAGCTTCCACAAGCTAGAGAGCTTATTCCCTGAGCTAGACTCATTTTTTACCCCTGACTCTCCATCCACTGCTAATAAGCACTTTGGTGCATCCAGCAGCGTTTCGTCTAGTGGCTCTGCAACTGGCACGGGCGGTAGCCACTTAGGTACTGCAGCATCCAGTCATTCAGGGGCTTATGGGGGGAAAGGCAAATTTACAGACttaggagaggaggaagaagatgaCTTTGCAGGACTTCACCTTCAGCCATCTGGATTCCCATCTGGCAGTGCAAGTCACTCCAAGACTGTAGTGACCAGCGCCTCTTCTAGTTTCAACAAGGGAGGCTCCACTTTCGAAACCAAATCACTAAAGACCCGTGAAATAACTGAGCAGCTAGGTGGGGTGCAACATGATGAGAGTGCAGAGGATACCCCAGACTTTCAGGCACGCAGCTTCAGACGGACAGTGAAGCGAAGGACAGACAACACTGGGAAAG acTGTGATGATATCCGCCAGAAACACACTTTTGGTGCCAAAAGTGGCATTTTCAAAATCAAGCCAGCAGGATCCAATAAGGTTTTGTCAGTTTATTGCGACCAAGAGACCACTTTGGGAGGATGGCTATTGATCCAACAGAGAATGGATGGATCAGTGAATTTTAACCGGACCTGGCAAGACTACAAGAGCGGTTTCGGCAGCGTGGATCGCAGAGGGcaaggagagctgtggctgggcaaTGAAAACATCCACTTGCTGACTCAGAATGATACTCTCCTTCGGGTAGAGTTAGAGGACTGGGATGGAAATGCTGTGTATGCAGAGTACATCATGCAGGTAGGGTCTGAAGCAGAGGGGTACGCCCTTGCTGTGTCCTCCTATGAGGGGACGGCTGGGGATGCGCTGGTTGCCGGCTGGCTGGAGGAGGGCACTGAATACACGTCCCATGCCCAGATGCGATTCAGCACCTTTGACCGAGACCAGGATCGCTGGGAGGAGAGCTGCGCAGAGATGTATGGAGGAGGGTGGTGGTACAACAGCTGCCAGGCGGCCAACCTCAATGGCATTTACTACCTAGGGGGCCACTATGACCCCAGGTACAATACTCCTTATGAGATTGAAAATGGTGTGGTCTGGCTGCCATTCAAAGCCTCGGACTATTCTCTCAAAATTGTGAGAATGAAAATCAGGCCCATAGAAACTCTGTAG
- the FGB gene encoding fibrinogen beta chain: MRLLLLLLLCVSSVRSQGSVDYDEEDDSPQLVVRGHRPLDKRREAAPTLRPVAPPISGMGYQPRPPKRVKPGDKKERIIYPDAGGCKHPLEELGVLCPTGCELQTTLVKQEKNVKSVVRDLKDKVSKLSESSTTFYEYVNVLDDKLIKTQKQRKDNDDIFSQYNTEVELHYNYIKDNLDNNIPSSLRVLRAVVDSLHKKIQKLENAIATQVDYCRSPCVVSCNIPVVSGKECEDIIRKGGETSEMYLIQPDPFVKPYRVYCDMQTDNGGWTLIQNRQDGSVNFGRVWDQYKKGFGNVAKSGGKNYCDTPGEYWLGNDKISQLTKIGPTEVLIEMEDWNGDKVSAHYGGFTIQNEGNKYQLSVSNYKGNAGNALMEGASQVHGENRTMTIHNGMFFSTYDRDNDGWLTTDPRKQCSKEDGGGWWYNRCHSANPNGRYYWGGTYSWDMAKHGTDDGVVWMNWKGSWYSMKKMSMKIRPYFPH; this comes from the exons ATGAgactgctcctgctgctcctgctctgtgtTTCCTCTGTTAGATCCCAGGGCTCTGTTGACTATGATGAAGAG GATGACAGCCCTCAGCTTGTGGTTCGAGGCCACCGACCGCTGGACAAAAGGCGAGAAGCAGCCCCCACACTCAGGCCCGTGGCCCCTCCCATCAGCGGAATGGGATACCAGCCCCGGCCCCCAAAGCGGGTGAAGCCTGGAGACAAGAAAGAACGTATCATCTACCCTGACGCTGGTGGCTGCAAGCATCCCCTGGAGGAACTG ggAGTGCTGTGTCCAACTGGATGTGAGCTGCAAACAACATTggtaaaacaggaaaagaatgtGAAATCTGTTGTTCGTGATCTAAAGGACAAAGTGAGCAAACTGTCTGAAAGCTCTACAACTTTCTATGAATATGTGAATGTTCTGGATGATAAGTTGATAAAGacacaaaaacaaagaaaag ACAACGATGATATATTTTCTCAGTACAACACAGAAGTGGAATTGCATTATAATTATATAAAGGATAATCTAGACAATAATATCCCATCTAGCCTCAGAGTCCTTCGTGCAGTTGTGGATTCTTTACACAAAAAGATACAAAAACTAGAAAATGCCATTGCAACCCAGGTGGACTACTGCCGTTCCCCATGTGTTGTTTCCTGTAATATTCCAGTGGTTTCAGGCAAAG AATGTGAGGACATTATCAGAAAGGGAGGCGAGACATCTGAAATGTACCTCATCCAGCCAGATCCCTTCGTCAAACCATACAGAGTATACTGTGACATGCAAACAGATAATGGAG GCTGGACTTTGATTCAAAACCGCCAGGATGGCAGTGTTAATTTCGGAAGAGTGTGGGATCAATATAAAAAAGGATTTGGAAATGTTGCGAAGAGCGGAGGGAAAAACTACTGTGATACACCAG GTGAATATTGGCTGGGAAATGACAAGATCAGCCAGCTTACCAAAATAGGGCCCACTGAAGTTTTAATTGAAATGGAAGACTGGAATGGTGATAAAGTATCTGCTCATTATGGAGGTTTCACCATACAGAATGAAGGAAACAAGTATCAGCTTTCAGTTAGTAACTACAAAGGCAATGCAGGCAACGCACTAATGGAAGGAGCTTCGCAGGTGCATGGAGAAAACAGGACAATGACCATTCACAATGGCATGTTCTTCAGTACTTATGACAGAGACAATGATGGATG gTTAACTACAGATCCAAGAAAACAGTGCTCCAAAGAAGATGGTGGTGGGTGGTGGTACAACCGCTGCCACTCAGCCAACCCCAATGGCAGATACTACTGGGGAGGGACCTACAGCTGGGATATGGCAAAACATGGTACAGATGATGGTGTTGTATGGATGAACTGGAAAGGATCCTGGTACTCAATGAAGAAGATGAGCATGAAAATCAGACCATACTTTCCACATTAA